One genomic window of [Limnothrix rosea] IAM M-220 includes the following:
- a CDS encoding S66 peptidase family protein — MEQLKMPDPLRPGDLLKVVAPSGRLLEYDALMAGVEIWRSQGYHVEFTNGWDQKYSYLAGDDKTRRNALAEAWFDPECKGILCARGGYGGMRVLENWDWQIDQVTPKWIIGFSDITSLLWSLATVGVGSLHAPVLTTLAKEPDWSRQRLFDAVQGKPLPPLKGQTWVEGQATGILLPANLNVATHLLGTPLQPDFENIILAIEDVTEAPYSVDRMLTQWRLQGVFEKIKGIAVGRFSRCDVLGSADSFSVLEVLGDRLTDLNIPVIAELPFGHDGMNCCLPVGQEVTLDADKGLLKL, encoded by the coding sequence ATGGAACAACTCAAAATGCCTGACCCCCTCAGACCGGGTGATTTGCTGAAGGTTGTTGCGCCGAGTGGTCGTTTACTTGAATATGATGCGTTGATGGCTGGTGTAGAGATTTGGCGATCGCAGGGCTATCATGTCGAATTTACGAATGGCTGGGATCAAAAATATAGTTACCTCGCTGGCGATGACAAAACTCGCAGAAATGCATTGGCTGAGGCGTGGTTTGACCCAGAGTGCAAAGGTATTTTATGTGCGCGGGGCGGTTATGGCGGCATGCGTGTGCTGGAAAATTGGGACTGGCAAATCGATCAAGTTACGCCTAAATGGATCATTGGTTTTTCCGATATTACTAGCCTGTTGTGGAGTTTAGCGACTGTTGGTGTTGGGAGCCTCCATGCCCCTGTGTTGACGACTTTAGCAAAGGAACCGGATTGGTCACGACAACGACTTTTTGATGCAGTGCAAGGTAAACCATTACCACCACTCAAAGGACAAACTTGGGTTGAGGGACAAGCGACAGGAATTCTTTTACCCGCAAATTTAAATGTGGCTACTCATCTGCTTGGTACACCGTTACAGCCGGATTTTGAGAACATTATTTTGGCGATCGAGGATGTCACGGAAGCGCCCTACAGTGTGGATCGGATGTTAACCCAATGGCGCTTACAGGGCGTTTTTGAAAAGATTAAAGGGATTGCTGTGGGACGTTTTAGTCGCTGTGATGTGCTAGGGTCAGCCGATAGTTTTTCGGTGCTGGAAGTTCTCGGCGATCGCCTCACAGATTTAAACATTCCGGTGATTGCTGAGTTACCCTTTGGACATGACGGTATGAACTGCTGCTTACCAGTCGGTCAGGAGGTCACCCTTGATGCAGACAAAGGGCTCTTGAAACTTTAG